One segment of Nostoc flagelliforme CCNUN1 DNA contains the following:
- the sbcC gene encoding exonuclease subunit SbcC → MIPVQLILKNFLSYRDATLDFRGLHTACISGSNGAGKSSLLEAITWAIWGESRATAEDDVIYSGAKEVRVDFTFQSNQQKYRVIRTRIRGGTSVLEFQIEIPSGFRSLTGKGVRATQDLILEHIKLDYDTFINSAYLRQGRADEFMLKRPTERKEILAELLKLNQYDDLEERAKESSRQFKARAVELERSLESIKVQLQQRETTEAQRVELEAELNQLQQVQAFDNIQLQSLQVVQHQRQNWEQQLSFIKQQYQNLTQDCDRLQQEQSAIGSQLSDLEKILHQEAEIKAGYAQYQSLQSQEEAFAAKFEEYTRAGQTRQQKQQQLTKQIHEIERQLQQAQAQIEALQQQERDIQQTLTKSGEVEAALSQLTAARHHVARLDQLQMQVTPLLQQRATLQSQLDRTHAGLVARLEQLQSTENQLQRQHRRQPQLQQAVMDVAIQIEELEKKRVYLQRVQEKGQERRHFIERLQAHQRDYEKLLGELEQKLQMLQNPEALCPLCERPLDEHHWSRVVEKTQAELEDTQGQFWVVREQMAVSDREIQVLRQEYREISQQLAGYDGLREQRGQLAAQLEATTDVQQQLQQIAAEKQHLERSLQAGDYAPDKQAELRQLDQYLQQVNYNEQDHALARSEVERWRWAEIKQGQIKDATKRQAQLLARKPELQSQIAQLKAKIQQDQIDSECAKQIAALERHITEIGYSSEQHNNLRIAVRQAQSWHLRYQQLLSAQQQYPQLQTRLQELEDCRNVRVTERQKLGGQIESIIQQLQATANPSAQIQALEQQLAIRRRQLDEQIAKLGRLEQLAHQLETLQIQCDQQQQQLQSCKQEYRVYQELSQAFGKNGIQALMIENVLPQLEAETNQLLSRLSGNQFHVQFITQKAGRSAKSTKKNAKLIDTLDILIADSRGTRAYETYSGGEAFRINFAIRLALAKLLAQRAGAALQLLIVDEGFGTQDAEGCDRLIAAINAIASDFACILTVTHMPHLKEAFQARIEVNKTQEGSQLSLSI, encoded by the coding sequence ATGATCCCAGTACAACTTATCCTCAAAAACTTTCTTAGTTACCGTGATGCAACTTTAGATTTTCGTGGTTTGCATACGGCTTGTATTTCGGGTTCCAATGGTGCGGGTAAATCTTCACTTTTGGAAGCAATCACTTGGGCAATTTGGGGTGAAAGCCGCGCCACTGCTGAAGATGATGTGATCTATTCTGGTGCGAAAGAAGTTCGAGTTGATTTTACTTTCCAAAGCAACCAGCAAAAATATCGGGTGATTCGTACCCGAATTCGGGGAGGTACTAGCGTTCTTGAATTTCAAATAGAAATACCATCTGGGTTTCGCTCACTCACTGGCAAAGGGGTAAGAGCAACCCAAGATTTGATTTTAGAACACATCAAGCTTGATTACGATACATTTATTAATTCTGCTTACTTACGCCAAGGCCGTGCAGATGAGTTCATGCTCAAACGCCCCACGGAACGCAAAGAAATTTTAGCGGAGTTGTTGAAACTTAATCAGTATGATGATTTGGAAGAACGGGCAAAGGAATCTTCTCGTCAGTTCAAAGCCAGGGCAGTAGAGTTAGAGCGTTCTTTGGAATCGATTAAAGTTCAGTTGCAACAACGCGAGACAACCGAAGCGCAAAGAGTCGAGTTAGAAGCCGAACTTAACCAACTGCAACAGGTACAAGCTTTTGATAATATTCAATTACAAAGTTTGCAAGTTGTCCAGCACCAGCGCCAGAATTGGGAACAGCAACTCAGCTTTATAAAGCAGCAATACCAAAATCTTACCCAAGACTGCGATCGCCTCCAACAAGAACAATCAGCTATTGGCTCTCAGCTATCAGATTTAGAAAAAATATTACACCAAGAAGCTGAAATTAAAGCTGGATACGCTCAATATCAAAGTCTCCAATCTCAAGAAGAAGCCTTTGCTGCCAAATTTGAAGAATATACCCGCGCTGGGCAGACTCGCCAACAAAAGCAACAACAGCTTACCAAACAAATTCACGAAATCGAACGGCAACTACAACAAGCCCAAGCCCAAATCGAAGCTTTGCAGCAACAAGAGCGAGATATTCAGCAAACTCTGACTAAATCAGGTGAAGTAGAAGCTGCTTTGTCACAACTAACCGCAGCTCGTCACCATGTTGCTCGTCTAGATCAGCTGCAAATGCAAGTTACTCCCTTGTTGCAACAACGAGCAACTTTACAAAGCCAACTCGATCGCACTCATGCTGGTTTAGTAGCGCGACTCGAACAACTCCAAAGTACTGAGAACCAATTGCAACGCCAGCACCGCCGCCAACCGCAACTGCAACAAGCGGTGATGGATGTGGCAATCCAGATTGAGGAACTGGAGAAAAAGCGGGTTTATTTGCAACGAGTGCAGGAAAAAGGGCAAGAAAGGCGGCACTTTATCGAACGTCTGCAAGCTCATCAACGCGACTATGAAAAACTGCTGGGAGAATTAGAGCAGAAATTGCAAATGCTCCAAAATCCTGAAGCTCTTTGTCCATTATGTGAGCGTCCTTTAGACGAACATCACTGGAGCCGGGTAGTGGAAAAAACCCAGGCTGAGTTAGAGGATACTCAAGGGCAGTTTTGGGTAGTGCGGGAACAAATGGCTGTGTCTGACAGAGAAATTCAGGTACTTAGGCAGGAATATCGGGAAATTTCTCAACAATTGGCGGGCTACGATGGTTTACGCGAACAACGGGGACAGTTGGCAGCCCAGTTAGAAGCTACAACTGATGTGCAACAACAGTTACAACAAATTGCTGCTGAAAAACAACATTTAGAGCGATCGCTCCAAGCTGGTGATTACGCTCCTGATAAGCAAGCCGAACTCCGACAGCTAGACCAATATTTACAACAAGTTAATTATAATGAACAAGACCACGCCCTCGCCCGGAGTGAAGTTGAGCGGTGGCGATGGGCAGAAATTAAACAAGGGCAGATTAAAGATGCTACTAAGCGACAAGCGCAACTATTAGCCCGAAAACCAGAATTACAATCCCAAATTGCTCAATTAAAAGCCAAAATCCAACAGGATCAGATTGATTCTGAATGTGCTAAACAAATCGCGGCTCTTGAGCGTCACATTACCGAAATTGGCTACAGTTCGGAGCAGCACAACAATTTGCGTATAGCTGTCCGCCAAGCTCAATCTTGGCATTTGCGGTATCAACAACTGTTGTCAGCCCAGCAGCAATATCCGCAACTCCAAACGAGATTGCAAGAGTTGGAGGATTGCAGAAACGTCAGAGTAACCGAGCGGCAAAAACTTGGCGGACAAATTGAAAGCATTATCCAGCAATTACAAGCAACAGCTAACCCATCTGCCCAAATTCAAGCTTTGGAGCAGCAGTTAGCAATACGCAGACGGCAACTCGATGAGCAAATTGCCAAGTTAGGGCGTTTAGAGCAGTTGGCGCATCAACTAGAAACGCTGCAAATTCAGTGTGATCAACAGCAGCAGCAATTACAATCTTGCAAGCAGGAATATCGTGTTTATCAGGAATTATCGCAAGCTTTTGGTAAAAATGGTATCCAAGCACTGATGATTGAGAATGTGTTACCGCAACTGGAAGCTGAGACAAATCAACTACTTTCGCGGCTGAGTGGTAATCAATTTCATGTACAATTTATTACTCAAAAAGCTGGACGCAGTGCTAAATCAACTAAGAAAAATGCCAAGCTGATAGACACCTTAGATATTTTAATCGCCGATTCTAGAGGAACACGAGCTTATGAAACTTACTCTGGTGGAGAAGCTTTTAGAATTAACTTTGCCATCCGTTTAGCCCTGGCGAAATTATTAGCGCAACGGGCGGGGGCGGCTTTGCAATTGTTGATTGTAGATGAAGGTTTCGGTACACAGGATGCCGAAGGATGCGATCGCTTGATTGCAGCGATTAATGCGATCGCTTCCGATTTTGCCTGCATCCTCACTGTCACTCACATGCCCCACCTCAAAGAAGCTTTCCAAGCCAGGATTGAAGTGAATAAAACTCAGGAAGGTTCGCAGTTGAGTTTGTCAATTTAA